The following are from one region of the Canis lupus familiaris isolate Mischka breed German Shepherd chromosome 30, alternate assembly UU_Cfam_GSD_1.0, whole genome shotgun sequence genome:
- the KBTBD13 gene encoding kelch repeat and BTB domain-containing protein 13 isoform X1 produces MSRTIFRQGDIYSRREVSSAPGEPQRRWPRNPGLPAPPHLRLAMPRAPEAPPVQVWVGGQLFQADRALLVEHCGFFRGLFRSGMRETRAAELRLGALSAGGFRTTLQVLRGERPALAAADELLQAVECAAFLQAPALARFLEHSLTSDNCALLCDAAAAFGLHDVFRSAALFIRDGARELAAELALPEARAYVAALRPSSYVAVSTHTPAPGFLEDASRTLCYLDEEEDAWRTLAALPLEASTLLAGVATLGNKLYIVGGVRGASKEVVELGFCYDPDGGTWRRFPSPHQPRYDTALAGFDGRLYAIGGEFQRTPVSSVERYDPAAGRWSFAADLPQPAAGVPCAQARGRLFVCLWRPADTTAVLEYAERADAWLPVAELRRPQSYGHCMVAHRDSLYVVRNGPSDDFLHCAIDCLNLATGQWTALPGQFVNSKGALFTAVVRGDTVYTVNRMFTLLYAIEGGTWRLLREKAGFPRPGSLQTCLLRLPPGAAGPVASTTPEL; encoded by the coding sequence ATGAGCCGCACTATCTTTAGACAGGGAGATATTTATAGCCGTCGGGAAGTTTCTTCCGCCCCGGGGGAGCCCCAGAGGCGGTGGCCGCGGAATCCAGGCCTGCCGGCGCCCCCCCACCTCCGGCTCGCCATGCCCCgggcccccgaggccccgccggtgCAGGTGTGGGTGGGCGGCCAGCTGTTCCAGGCCGACCGGGCGCTGCTGGTGGAGCACTGCGGCTTCTTCCGCGGCCTCTTCCGCTCGGGCATGCGGGAGACGCGCGCCGCCGAGCTGCGCCTGGGCGCGCTGAGCGCCGGCGGCTTCCGCACCACGCTGCAGGTGCTGCGCGGCGAGCGGCCCGCGCTGGCGGCCGCCGACGAGCTGCTGCAGGCCGTGGAGTGCGCCGCCTTCCTGCAGGCGCCGGCGCTGGCGCGCTTCCTGGAGCACAGCCTCACGTCGGACAACTGCGCGCTGCTGTGCGACGCGGCCGCCGCCTTCGGCCTGCACGACGTGTTCCGCAGCGCCGCGCTCTTCATCCGCGACGGCGCGCGCGAGCTGGCGGCCGAGCTGGCGCTGCCCGAGGCCCGCGCCTACGTGGCTGCGCTGCGGCCCAGCAGCTACGTGGCGGTGAGCACGCACACGCCGGCGCCCGGCTTCCTGGAGGACGCGTCGCGCACGCTGTGCTACCTGGACGAGGAGGAGGACGCGTGGCGCACGCTGGCCGCGCTGCCCCTGGAGGCGAGCACGCTGCTGGCGGGCGTGGCCACGCTGGGCAACAAGCTGTACATCGTGGGCGGCGTGCGCGGCGCCAGCAAGGAGGTGGTGGAGCTGGGCTTCTGCTACGACCCCGACGGCGGCACGTGGCGCCGGTTCCCCAGCCCGCACCAGCCGCGCTACGACACGGCGCTGGCCGGCTTCGACGGCCGCCTCTACGCCATCGGCGGCGAGTTCCAGAGGACGCCCGTGAGCTCCGTGGAGCGCTACGACCCGGCCGCCGGCCGCTGGAGCTTCGCGGCGGACCTGCCGCAGCCGGCGGCCGGCGTCCCGTGCGCCCAGGCGCGCGGCCGCCTCTTCGTGTGCCTGTGGCGGCCGGCAGACACCACGGCCGTGCTGGAGTACGCCGAGCGGGCCGACGCCTGGCTGCCGGTGGCCGAGCTGCGGCGCCCGCAGAGCTACGGCCACTGCATGGTGGCCCACCGCGACAGCCTCTACGTGGTGCGCAACGGACCTTCCGACGACTTCCTGCACTGCGCCATCGACTGCCTCAACCTGGCCACCGGCCAGTGGACGGCGCTGCCCGGCCAGTTCGTGAACAGCAAGGGGGCGCTCTTCACGGCAGTGGTGCGCGGCGACACCGTCTACACGGTCAACCGCATGTTTACTCTGCTCTACGCcattgaggggggcacctggaggcTGCTCAGGGAGAAGGCCGGCTTCCCGcggccgggctccctgcagacctGCCTCCTGAGGCTGCCTCCTGGCGCCGCGGGGCCTGTGGCCTCCACGACACCAGAACTGTGA